Proteins from one Streptomyces sp. NBC_00390 genomic window:
- a CDS encoding ADP-ribosylglycohydrolase family protein translates to MSLRLTWVQPEDLIGHELRQATEDGRDASAVRTRWLLAGGALSPPRAGASPDPAPPELRALALALLDELAHLPSPMAEAEPASLAAIMSACPAWPPSGGGSGRERLAGPLHAAWLGRAVGCLLGKPVEKLPLPAIRALARATGNWPLATWFTARGVPDDLAAAHPWNRRSAANSLAENIDGMPEDDDLNYPLLDLLLLQRHGRAFTTEQVAQLWLDELPAGRTFTAERVAYRNLLSGLEPPLTATHRNPFREWIGAAIRADMHGWTNPGDPAAAAAQAYRDAALTHTANGVYSAMFTAAAVAAAAGGGADVHRAIAVGLSVVPPRSRLARAVRFGVEAARTEADFDDAVDRIHTAYGSYHWVHAVPNAALLAAALTHADGDFGGSVCRAVSGGLDTDSNGATAGSIAGLLAAHPDALPDRWTAPLKNRLATSVAAFDGIGFDTLAQLTHQEALRP, encoded by the coding sequence ATGAGTCTTCGCCTCACCTGGGTCCAGCCCGAGGATCTGATCGGCCATGAACTCCGCCAGGCGACGGAGGACGGCCGCGACGCCTCCGCCGTCCGCACCCGCTGGCTGCTCGCGGGCGGCGCCCTGTCCCCGCCGAGGGCGGGCGCGTCCCCGGACCCGGCCCCACCGGAACTCCGCGCCCTGGCGCTCGCGCTCCTGGACGAACTGGCCCATCTGCCGTCCCCCATGGCGGAGGCCGAGCCGGCCTCGCTGGCGGCGATCATGTCCGCATGTCCCGCCTGGCCCCCGAGCGGCGGCGGCTCCGGGCGCGAACGCCTCGCGGGCCCCCTGCATGCCGCCTGGCTGGGCCGGGCCGTGGGGTGCCTGCTCGGCAAACCCGTCGAGAAGCTCCCCCTGCCCGCCATCCGCGCCCTCGCCCGCGCCACCGGCAACTGGCCGCTTGCCACCTGGTTCACCGCCAGGGGCGTACCTGACGATCTTGCCGCCGCGCACCCCTGGAACCGGCGCAGTGCCGCGAACAGTCTCGCCGAGAACATCGACGGGATGCCCGAGGACGACGACCTCAATTACCCCCTCCTCGATCTGCTGCTCCTGCAGCGGCACGGCAGGGCGTTCACCACCGAGCAGGTCGCCCAGCTGTGGCTGGACGAGCTGCCGGCCGGGCGGACCTTCACCGCCGAGCGGGTCGCCTACCGCAATCTCCTCTCCGGTCTCGAACCCCCGCTCACCGCCACCCACCGCAACCCCTTCCGGGAGTGGATCGGCGCCGCCATCCGCGCCGACATGCACGGCTGGACCAATCCCGGCGACCCGGCGGCCGCCGCGGCGCAGGCGTACCGGGACGCGGCGCTCACGCACACCGCGAACGGCGTGTACAGCGCGATGTTCACCGCGGCCGCCGTCGCGGCAGCGGCCGGTGGCGGCGCCGACGTGCACCGGGCCATCGCGGTGGGCCTGTCCGTCGTACCGCCCCGCTCCCGGCTGGCCCGCGCCGTCCGCTTCGGCGTCGAAGCGGCCCGTACCGAGGCCGACTTCGACGACGCCGTGGACCGCATCCACACCGCCTACGGCTCCTACCACTGGGTCCATGCCGTCCCCAACGCCGCCCTGCTCGCCGCCGCCCTCACCCACGCCGACGGCGACTTCGGCGGCTCGGTCTGCCGGGCCGTTTCCGGCGGCCTCGACACCGACTCCAACGGTGCCACGGCCGGTTCGATCGCCGGACTGCTCGCCGCTCACCCCGACGCTCTGCCCGACCGCTGGACCGCCCCCCTCAAGAACCGGCTCGCCACCTCTGTCGCCGCCTTCGACGGCATCGGCTTCGACACCCTCGCGCAACTCACGCACCAGGAGGCTCTCCGCCCATGA
- the rbsK gene encoding ribokinase — MTGIVVLGSTNMDLVAYVAHAPKRGETVTGREFRTIPGGKGANQAVAAARAGGEVTMIGAVGSDEFGSLLRHTLESSGVDTDLLRTAEGPSGTAHIVVDDDGGNSIVVIPGANGTVTALAPGEEALIATADTLLLQLELPLSAVLEGAEAARRHGVRTVLTPSPAQPLPPELLAVTDLLVPNEHEAATLAGLADPHQAIVALLRQVPEVVITLGPAGCLYATRDTANPVTVPAPKVTAVDSTAAGDTFVGALAVALGEGRPVPEALTWASAAAALSVQRPGATSSMPYRTEIDAAS; from the coding sequence ATGACCGGCATCGTGGTGCTCGGCAGCACCAACATGGATCTCGTCGCCTATGTCGCCCACGCCCCCAAGCGCGGAGAAACCGTCACGGGACGCGAGTTCCGTACGATCCCCGGTGGCAAGGGCGCCAACCAGGCGGTGGCCGCCGCCCGCGCCGGCGGCGAGGTCACCATGATCGGCGCGGTCGGCTCGGACGAGTTCGGCTCCCTGCTGCGCCACACGCTCGAGTCCTCCGGTGTCGACACCGATCTGCTCCGTACCGCCGAGGGCCCTTCCGGCACCGCCCATATCGTCGTGGACGACGACGGCGGCAACTCCATCGTCGTGATCCCCGGCGCGAACGGCACCGTCACCGCCCTCGCGCCCGGCGAAGAGGCCCTCATCGCCACCGCCGACACTCTGCTCCTCCAGCTCGAACTCCCCCTCAGCGCCGTGCTCGAGGGTGCCGAGGCCGCCCGCAGACACGGCGTGCGCACCGTTCTCACCCCGTCTCCCGCCCAGCCGCTGCCGCCGGAACTCCTCGCCGTCACCGATCTGTTGGTCCCCAACGAGCACGAGGCTGCCACCCTCGCGGGCCTCGCCGACCCGCACCAGGCGATCGTGGCACTGCTGCGACAGGTCCCCGAGGTCGTGATCACGCTCGGCCCGGCCGGCTGTCTCTACGCCACCCGGGACACGGCGAACCCCGTCACCGTGCCCGCCCCGAAGGTCACCGCCGTCGACAGCACCGCCGCCGGGGACACCTTCGTCGGCGCCCTCGCCGTCGCGCTCGGTGAGGGCAGACCGGTCCCCGAGGCCCTGACCTGGGCCTCGGCGGCAGCCGCCCTCTCCGTCCAACGCCCTGGAGCCACGTCGTCCATGCCCTACCGCACCGAGATCGACGCGGCCTCATGA
- a CDS encoding ADP-ribosylglycohydrolase family protein: protein MTTTTLETLALDDRITGSLIGAAVGDALGGPVEGYTPEQIVERHGGRIHGIVGPWHGDRWRTARPIAPYHKGDGHITDDTLMTHALIRVYTAVRDHLDAYAVADHLVPDLISKPRWIPELEAEALPLQRIFLAEKWLVSRLHYGHNDPREAGVGNIVNCGAAMYMAPVGLVNAAHPTAAYAEAVDIAGAHQSSYGREAAGVFAAAVSAACAPDATPTTVVDAALSLAKDGTQAAIESVAEAAARHTDFEAALVPLRAAIAPFDTVGPDYRTPSMGARRPSRLHSIEELPIALGMLLVNGGDYSRTVLSSVNYGRDCDSIATMAGAMAGALNGASAVPEEWAKRVAEASRIDLHEPAAALTAVTREIYALDVERRRAHEAAFARLTDPR from the coding sequence ATGACGACGACGACACTCGAGACGCTCGCACTCGATGACCGGATCACGGGAAGCCTCATCGGAGCGGCCGTCGGTGACGCGCTCGGCGGCCCCGTAGAGGGCTACACCCCTGAACAGATCGTGGAGCGGCACGGCGGCCGCATCCACGGAATCGTCGGCCCCTGGCACGGGGACCGGTGGCGTACGGCCCGCCCGATCGCCCCGTACCACAAGGGCGACGGACACATCACGGACGACACACTCATGACCCACGCGCTCATCCGGGTGTACACGGCGGTACGCGACCACCTCGACGCCTACGCCGTCGCCGACCACCTGGTCCCCGACCTGATCTCGAAACCCCGCTGGATCCCGGAGCTCGAGGCGGAGGCCCTCCCCCTGCAGCGGATCTTCCTGGCCGAGAAATGGCTGGTCAGCCGCCTCCACTACGGACACAACGACCCGCGTGAGGCGGGCGTCGGGAACATCGTCAACTGCGGTGCCGCGATGTACATGGCCCCCGTGGGTCTGGTCAACGCGGCGCATCCGACGGCCGCTTACGCCGAGGCCGTCGACATCGCGGGCGCGCACCAGTCCTCGTACGGGCGGGAGGCGGCCGGCGTCTTCGCGGCGGCGGTCTCGGCGGCGTGTGCCCCGGACGCCACCCCCACCACGGTGGTGGATGCCGCGCTGTCCCTGGCCAAGGACGGAACGCAGGCCGCCATCGAGTCGGTGGCCGAAGCAGCCGCCCGCCACACGGACTTCGAAGCGGCCCTGGTGCCGTTGCGGGCGGCGATCGCGCCCTTCGACACGGTCGGCCCCGACTACCGCACCCCGTCCATGGGCGCGCGCCGCCCGTCCCGGCTGCACTCCATCGAGGAACTGCCGATCGCGCTCGGCATGCTCCTGGTCAACGGCGGCGACTACAGCCGTACGGTGCTGTCGTCGGTCAACTACGGCCGTGACTGCGACTCGATCGCCACGATGGCGGGGGCGATGGCGGGCGCGCTTAACGGGGCGTCGGCGGTCCCGGAGGAGTGGGCGAAGCGGGTCGCCGAGGCGAGCCGTATCGACCTGCACGAACCGGCGGCGGCCCTCACGGCCGTGACCCGCGAGATCTACGCCCTGGACGTGGAACGCCGCCGGGCCCACGAAGCGGCGTTCGCCCGTCTGACGGACCCGCGATGA
- a CDS encoding CaiB/BaiF CoA transferase family protein codes for MTPPLQGLRVLDLATLFAGPMCATLLGDFGAEVIKVEHPAKPDPSRGHGPAKDGVGLWWKVLGRNKRTITLDLSTPGGRATLLRLAATADVVVENFRPGTLEKWGLGWEELSHANPRLVLTRVTAFGQFGPYSHRPGFGTLAEAMSGFAAITGEPQGPPTLPPFGLADSIAALATAYAVMTALTARDTTGRGQVVDMAIIEPILAVLGPHPLWYDQLGYLQPRTGNRSRNNAPRNIYRTADGCWLAVSTSAQSIAERVMHLVGRPELIDEPWFGTGTGRAEHADVLDEAVGGWIARQTRTDALAAFEKAEAAIAPVYDIRDVMDDPQFQALDTITEVPDPELGPLRMQNVLFRLSDTPGAIRWAGRPHGADTEEVLAELGLTPADITALRIQGAL; via the coding sequence ATGACCCCGCCGCTGCAGGGCCTGCGCGTCCTGGACCTCGCCACCCTCTTCGCCGGCCCGATGTGCGCCACCCTGCTCGGCGACTTCGGCGCCGAGGTGATCAAGGTCGAGCATCCCGCCAAACCCGACCCTTCCCGGGGGCACGGCCCGGCCAAGGACGGCGTCGGACTGTGGTGGAAGGTGCTGGGCCGCAACAAGCGGACCATCACCCTCGATCTGTCCACGCCCGGCGGCCGCGCGACCCTGCTGCGCCTGGCAGCCACCGCCGATGTCGTCGTCGAGAACTTCCGCCCCGGCACCCTGGAGAAATGGGGCCTCGGCTGGGAGGAGCTGAGCCATGCCAATCCCCGGCTCGTCCTGACCCGGGTCACCGCCTTCGGGCAGTTCGGCCCCTACTCCCACCGGCCCGGCTTCGGCACGCTCGCCGAGGCCATGAGCGGCTTCGCCGCCATCACGGGAGAGCCGCAGGGCCCGCCGACCCTGCCGCCGTTCGGTCTCGCCGACTCCATCGCCGCACTCGCCACCGCCTACGCGGTGATGACCGCGCTGACCGCTCGCGACACGACCGGCCGCGGCCAGGTCGTCGACATGGCGATCATCGAGCCGATCCTGGCCGTGCTCGGACCGCACCCGCTCTGGTACGACCAGCTCGGCTACCTCCAGCCCCGCACCGGCAACCGCTCCCGCAACAACGCCCCGCGCAACATCTACCGCACGGCCGACGGATGCTGGCTGGCCGTGTCCACCTCCGCCCAGTCCATCGCGGAACGCGTGATGCATCTGGTCGGACGCCCCGAACTCATCGACGAGCCCTGGTTCGGCACCGGAACCGGCCGCGCCGAACACGCCGACGTGCTCGACGAGGCCGTCGGCGGCTGGATCGCCCGGCAGACCCGCACCGACGCGCTGGCCGCCTTCGAGAAGGCCGAGGCCGCCATCGCGCCGGTCTACGACATCCGCGATGTCATGGACGATCCCCAGTTCCAGGCGCTGGACACGATCACCGAGGTCCCCGATCCCGAACTCGGGCCGCTGCGTATGCAGAACGTCCTCTTCCGGCTCTCCGACACCCCCGGCGCCATCCGCTGGGCCGGCCGCCCGCACGGCGCCGACACCGAAGAGGTCCTCGCCGAACTGGGTCTGACCCCCGCCGACATCACCGCACTCCGCATCCAAGGCGCGCTATGA